The Chryseobacterium indicum genome includes a window with the following:
- a CDS encoding RNA recognition motif domain-containing protein has product MNIFVSNINYATKDYELQDLFSEFGEVSSVKIITDKETGRSRGFGFIEMEDAEGQQAIDALNQKDFNGKTLNVSEAKPREEKPRRTFSNNGGGNRGGGYGGNNRGGGGYGGGNRSGGGGYGGGDRGGNGGGKRW; this is encoded by the coding sequence ATGAACATTTTTGTTTCAAACATCAACTACGCAACTAAAGATTATGAGTTGCAGGATTTATTTTCAGAATTTGGAGAAGTTTCTTCTGTAAAAATTATTACAGATAAAGAAACTGGTCGTTCCAGAGGTTTCGGATTTATCGAAATGGAGGACGCAGAAGGACAACAAGCTATTGACGCTCTTAATCAGAAGGATTTCAACGGAAAAACTCTTAATGTTTCAGAAGCTAAGCCAAGAGAAGAGAAGCCAAGAAGAACTTTCAGCAACAACGGTGGAGGTAACAGAGGCGGAGGTTACGGAGGTAACAACAGAGGTGGCGGTGGCTACGGCGGCGGTAACAGAAGCGGTGGCGGTGGCTACGGCGGAGGAGATCGTGGCGGAAACGGCGGTGGAAAACGTTGGTAA
- a CDS encoding BlaI/MecI/CopY family transcriptional regulator: MKINHLTSAEENLMKLFWKLESFYLKDIMEQHPEPKPHQNTVSTYLKILVEKGYLSTEKEGRIFKYTAIVPLEEYRKFLLRELSHNFFDNSGREILNLLLHENLISQETLKEFNPSAETKPLKVKEEFEYANEILNPKKDKKKGKEKEKDKEKKKKKKKEKE, translated from the coding sequence AGAAAATTTAATGAAGCTGTTCTGGAAGCTGGAATCGTTTTATTTAAAAGATATTATGGAACAGCATCCTGAGCCTAAACCCCATCAGAACACCGTTTCCACTTACCTTAAAATATTAGTTGAAAAAGGATACCTTTCTACAGAGAAAGAAGGAAGAATCTTTAAATATACCGCAATTGTACCACTGGAAGAATACCGCAAATTTTTATTGAGAGAACTTTCGCATAATTTTTTTGATAATTCGGGCAGGGAGATTTTAAATCTTTTGCTTCACGAAAATTTAATTTCTCAGGAAACTTTAAAAGAGTTCAATCCTTCCGCTGAGACCAAACCTTTAAAAGTAAAAGAAGAGTTTGAATATGCCAATGAAATTTTAAATCCTAAAAAGGACAAAAAGAAAGGCAAGGAAAAGGAAAAAGACAAAGAGAAGAAAAAGAAAAAAAAGAAGGAAAAAGAATAA